A single Polynucleobacter acidiphobus DNA region contains:
- the cynS gene encoding cyanase: protein MNREVVTQKIIEAKVRKKLKWADIAKSIGESKEWVTAGCLGQMTFTKAQAEAAGKLFDLTDEEMAWLQIVPYKGSLPTAVPTDPLIYRWYEIVSVYGTTIKELIHEEFGDGIMSAIDFSMDIQREPDPKGDRVQVVLSGKYLAYKTY, encoded by the coding sequence ATGAATCGTGAAGTTGTCACTCAAAAAATTATTGAGGCAAAAGTTAGAAAGAAATTAAAGTGGGCTGATATTGCTAAATCCATTGGGGAATCCAAAGAATGGGTTACCGCTGGATGCTTGGGGCAAATGACTTTTACTAAGGCTCAGGCAGAAGCCGCCGGGAAATTATTTGACCTAACGGATGAAGAGATGGCATGGCTACAAATCGTTCCCTATAAAGGATCACTTCCTACAGCAGTGCCAACCGATCCACTGATTTATCGCTGGTATGAAATTGTTAGCGTGTACGGCACAACCATCAAAGAGTTAATTCATGAAGAGTTTGGGGATGGCATTATGAGTGCGATTGACTTCTCAATGGATATTCAACGCGAACCCGACCCAAAAGGTGATCGAGTTCAGGTTGTATTGTCTGGGAAATATCTGGCCTATAAGACCTACTAA
- a CDS encoding ABC transporter ATP-binding protein, with protein MQTNIDFLKVENLSKTYVAGSPPVFENVNFDIQQGEFVCIIGHSGCGKTTILNVLAGLEEASSGYAYMLGREIKGPSLERGVVFQGHALMPWMTVLQNINFAVKSKYPDWSKAKITAHSEKYIELVGLDAAKQKKPSELSGGMKQRVGIARAFAIEPKMLLLDEPFGALDALTRGVIQDELLKICASTKQTVFMITHDVDEAILLSDKIMLMSNGPNARIAEIVENTLPKNRERATMHHDPMYYPMRNHLVDFLVHRSKLVQQSSHATQNQNNVRDITQRLKPRLVRPGKDQILTNQSTQIN; from the coding sequence ATGCAGACTAATATTGATTTCTTGAAGGTTGAAAACCTCTCCAAAACGTATGTCGCTGGATCCCCTCCCGTATTTGAGAATGTCAATTTCGATATTCAGCAAGGTGAATTTGTTTGCATTATTGGTCACTCGGGTTGTGGCAAAACCACTATTTTGAATGTTTTAGCTGGTTTAGAAGAGGCAAGCTCGGGGTATGCGTATATGTTGGGTCGTGAAATTAAGGGGCCCAGCCTTGAACGTGGTGTGGTATTTCAAGGGCATGCTTTAATGCCATGGATGACGGTATTGCAGAACATCAATTTTGCAGTGAAATCCAAATATCCAGACTGGTCCAAAGCAAAAATTACGGCTCATTCAGAGAAATACATTGAATTAGTTGGCCTCGATGCTGCGAAGCAAAAAAAGCCATCTGAATTATCCGGTGGCATGAAGCAACGGGTCGGCATCGCTCGCGCCTTCGCCATCGAACCAAAAATGCTGTTATTAGATGAGCCTTTTGGAGCACTTGATGCCCTAACCCGTGGGGTAATCCAAGATGAGCTACTCAAAATCTGTGCATCAACCAAGCAAACCGTATTCATGATTACGCATGATGTAGATGAAGCAATTTTACTGTCCGACAAAATCATGCTCATGAGTAATGGTCCAAATGCTCGAATTGCAGAAATTGTTGAGAATACGCTTCCCAAAAATCGTGAGCGCGCCACCATGCACCACGATCCTATGTACTACCCCATGCGCAATCATCTCGTTGATTTCCTAGTGCATCGCTCAAAATTGGTACAACAAAGCTCGCATGCCACGCAGAATCAAAATAATGTCCGGGATATCACTCAGCGCTTAAAGCCGCGGCTTGTTCGACCTGGAAAAGATCAAATACTTACAAATCAATCAACTCAAATCAACTAA
- the ntrB gene encoding nitrate ABC transporter permease, producing the protein MMNSIKLKGALLSVILFLMMLAVWHLATAPKSGSNSPDRVSTSSASSGNSEYDLLMGKGSKDVAPDQKSGFPTLSQMGETFYKQLSDPFYDKGPNDKGIGIQLAYSLARVSLGFLLALVVALPVGFLIGMSPLLSAALNPFIQILKPISPLAWMPIALYTIKDSSVSGVFVIFICSIWPMLINTAFGVASVRKELLNVAKTLEVNPIRKAFKVILPAAAPTILTGMRISMGIAWLVIVAAEMLVGGTGIGYFLWNEWNNLAISSVLFAIVVIGFVGMLLDMLFAKLQKMVTYAD; encoded by the coding sequence ATGATGAATTCCATCAAGCTAAAAGGTGCCCTACTGTCCGTCATTCTATTTTTAATGATGTTGGCGGTATGGCATCTTGCCACGGCTCCCAAATCTGGGAGCAATTCACCGGACCGAGTATCCACTTCAAGTGCATCGAGTGGAAATTCTGAATATGACTTATTAATGGGCAAGGGGAGTAAAGATGTAGCCCCTGATCAAAAATCCGGATTTCCAACCCTATCGCAAATGGGAGAGACTTTTTACAAACAACTTTCTGATCCCTTTTATGACAAAGGTCCAAACGATAAAGGGATTGGGATTCAGCTGGCTTACTCATTAGCTCGAGTCAGCCTTGGATTTTTATTGGCTCTCGTAGTAGCGTTGCCAGTTGGCTTTTTAATTGGCATGTCCCCCCTACTCTCGGCGGCACTCAATCCATTTATTCAAATATTAAAACCGATCTCACCGCTCGCCTGGATGCCGATTGCTCTCTATACGATTAAGGATTCTTCAGTATCTGGTGTATTTGTAATTTTCATCTGCTCAATCTGGCCGATGTTAATTAACACAGCCTTTGGAGTCGCAAGCGTTCGTAAAGAACTTCTAAACGTTGCGAAGACTCTAGAGGTCAATCCGATCCGCAAGGCATTCAAAGTAATTCTGCCAGCGGCAGCACCAACTATTCTCACGGGCATGCGGATTTCAATGGGAATTGCTTGGCTGGTAATCGTTGCCGCTGAAATGTTAGTTGGCGGGACTGGAATTGGCTACTTTCTTTGGAACGAATGGAATAACTTAGCAATCTCAAGTGTGTTATTTGCCATCGTGGTAATTGGTTTTGTAGGAATGCTTCTCGATATGTTGTTTGCCAAATTACAAAAGATGGTGACTTATGCAGACTAA
- a CDS encoding CmpA/NrtA family ABC transporter substrate-binding protein translates to MSIHKPFDPDRPLFSNRCSCGKHASAAEHEAANLQKINEEQESANFIEASLVKALFPQEARRRAFLRAVGTGGAMSALSGFLPVGALQAMAQEKAPLEKRDLKIGFIAITCATPLIMADPLGFYKKQGLNVTLNKTAGWALIRDKMLSKEHDASHFLSPMPIAMSMGLGSDPSQMRVATIQNTNGQAITLANKHKDKRDPKMWKGMKFAVPFEYSMHNFLLRYYVAQAGLDPDKDIQIRVTPPPEMVANLRAGNIDGFLGPDPFNQRAVYDEVGFITILTKDIWDGHPCCAFGTSEEFIRKNPNTFAALYRAVINASTMARNPENRPLIAKVISPQNYLNQPETVVMQVLTGKFADGLGNVQNVPDRIDFNPIPWYSMATWMLTQMQRWGYVKGDVNYKDISEKVFLLTDARKYMQETNAPMTAQAKASTGNPKFKIMGREFDPANAAAYSKSFAISKA, encoded by the coding sequence ATGAGTATTCATAAGCCGTTTGATCCTGATCGTCCTCTCTTTAGCAATCGCTGCAGTTGTGGCAAGCATGCATCGGCTGCTGAACACGAGGCTGCTAATCTACAAAAAATTAATGAAGAGCAAGAAAGTGCCAATTTCATTGAGGCTAGTCTTGTAAAGGCTCTTTTCCCTCAAGAAGCACGCCGTCGTGCCTTCTTAAGAGCGGTAGGGACAGGTGGTGCGATGAGCGCCCTCTCAGGATTCCTTCCAGTTGGCGCTTTGCAGGCGATGGCTCAAGAGAAGGCTCCTTTAGAAAAAAGAGACCTCAAAATTGGATTTATTGCGATTACCTGCGCAACACCGCTCATCATGGCCGACCCGCTAGGCTTTTATAAAAAACAGGGCTTAAACGTCACATTAAATAAGACTGCTGGCTGGGCTTTGATTCGCGACAAAATGCTGAGCAAAGAACATGATGCCTCGCATTTTCTCTCGCCAATGCCAATTGCGATGTCGATGGGATTAGGCTCCGATCCCAGTCAGATGCGGGTTGCCACGATTCAAAACACCAACGGTCAAGCGATTACCCTAGCCAATAAACATAAAGACAAGCGCGATCCAAAGATGTGGAAAGGAATGAAGTTTGCAGTTCCTTTTGAGTACTCCATGCATAACTTTTTACTCCGCTATTACGTAGCCCAGGCAGGACTCGATCCTGATAAAGATATCCAGATTCGGGTAACGCCGCCACCTGAAATGGTTGCCAACTTGCGCGCCGGTAATATCGATGGCTTCTTGGGTCCCGATCCATTTAATCAACGTGCCGTTTACGATGAGGTTGGGTTTATCACCATTCTGACAAAAGATATCTGGGATGGCCATCCTTGCTGTGCATTTGGCACTTCTGAGGAATTTATTCGGAAGAACCCCAATACCTTTGCAGCGCTCTATCGCGCCGTGATCAATGCATCAACAATGGCTCGCAATCCTGAAAATCGTCCATTGATTGCCAAAGTGATCTCACCACAAAACTACCTCAACCAACCTGAGACAGTCGTGATGCAAGTATTGACTGGTAAGTTTGCTGATGGACTGGGTAATGTACAAAACGTACCGGATCGAATCGATTTCAACCCCATTCCTTGGTACTCCATGGCAACTTGGATGCTCACCCAAATGCAGCGCTGGGGATATGTCAAAGGGGATGTGAACTATAAAGACATTTCTGAGAAAGTATTCCTGCTGACTGACGCGCGCAAGTATATGCAAGAAACCAATGCACCGATGACTGCGCAAGCCAAGGCCAGCACTGGAAATCCAAAGTTCAAGATTATGGGTCGTGAATTTGATCCTGCGAATGCGGCCGCTTACAGTAAGTCGTTTGCGATTTCAAAGGCATAG
- a CDS encoding CaiB/BaiF CoA transferase family protein, giving the protein MRPLDGITVVALEHVIAAPFATRQLADLGARVIKIERPGAGDFARNYDERAKGMSSHFTWVNRSKESLTLDLKQDSALAILRQLLETADVFVQNLAPGAAARMGLNAQALQASNPKLIYCNLSGYGENGPYRDKKAYDLLIQSEAGLLSITGTPETPSKVGISIADIAAGMYTYTNILAALLQRQKTGKGSVIDISMLEALGEWMGYPMYYSMDGASPPPRTGASHATIFPYGPYLAGDGKTIMLGLQNEREWALFCEKVLSQPELATDPRFDKNFKRNENRVELNAIILKIFSEMTSEQVLAKLEEARIANASLNDMHQFWDHPQLRARGRWHSVESPNGPIPALLPPGINTAYEYRMDKIPAVGEHTERILRELGYSDEQIQNLKEDQSI; this is encoded by the coding sequence ATGCGACCCTTAGACGGTATTACAGTCGTTGCTCTCGAGCACGTCATTGCGGCACCTTTTGCCACGCGTCAATTAGCCGATCTTGGCGCACGCGTGATTAAGATTGAGCGACCCGGTGCGGGTGACTTTGCACGTAACTACGATGAGCGTGCCAAAGGGATGTCCTCGCATTTCACCTGGGTGAATCGCTCCAAAGAAAGTTTGACCCTTGATCTCAAACAGGATTCTGCGCTTGCTATCCTGCGTCAATTGCTAGAGACCGCCGATGTGTTTGTCCAAAACCTCGCTCCCGGTGCAGCAGCTCGGATGGGGCTCAACGCCCAAGCATTACAAGCAAGTAATCCTAAATTAATTTATTGCAATCTCTCGGGCTATGGTGAGAATGGGCCGTATCGGGATAAAAAAGCCTATGATCTACTGATTCAGAGTGAAGCAGGACTTTTATCCATTACGGGCACCCCTGAAACTCCTAGCAAGGTTGGTATTTCCATTGCAGACATTGCGGCAGGTATGTATACCTATACCAATATCTTGGCAGCGCTGCTGCAACGTCAAAAGACGGGCAAAGGGTCTGTGATTGATATTTCCATGCTAGAGGCGCTTGGAGAGTGGATGGGCTACCCGATGTATTACAGCATGGATGGCGCCTCTCCTCCACCGCGCACCGGCGCTTCGCATGCCACCATCTTTCCCTACGGTCCTTATTTAGCTGGCGATGGCAAAACGATTATGTTGGGCCTTCAGAATGAGCGGGAGTGGGCATTATTTTGCGAGAAAGTCCTCTCACAACCCGAACTGGCGACTGATCCACGTTTTGATAAGAACTTTAAGCGCAATGAGAACCGTGTGGAACTCAATGCCATTATCTTGAAGATCTTCTCTGAGATGACGAGCGAGCAGGTTTTAGCCAAACTCGAGGAGGCTCGGATTGCTAACGCCTCTCTAAATGATATGCATCAGTTTTGGGATCACCCACAATTGCGCGCGCGCGGACGCTGGCATTCGGTGGAATCTCCCAATGGCCCAATCCCCGCCCTATTGCCACCAGGTATCAATACTGCGTATGAATATCGCATGGACAAGATCCCAGCGGTTGGTGAACATACCGAGAGAATCTTGCGAGAGCTGGGCTATTCGGATGAGCAGATTCAAAATCTCAAAGAGGATCAGAGTATTTAG
- a CDS encoding acyl-CoA dehydrogenase family protein: protein MALTIPKPDQYQEMREALRDLCSRYDSAYWQKIDHERGYPEAFVKAMTDAGWLAALIPEEYGGSGLGLAEASVIMEEINLSGGNAGSCHGQMYNMGTLLRHGSEQQKQQYLPKIASGEWRLQSMAVTEPTTGTDTTKLKTTATKKGDRYIINGQKVWISRIQHSDLMILLARTTPLTEVKKKSEGMSIFIVNLHEAIGKGMDVRPIANMVNHETNEVFFDQLEIPTENLIGAEGQGFKYILDGLNAERTLIAAECIGDAYWFIERARRYATERVVFDRPIGMNQGIQFPIADSYIETEAANLMRFKACELFDRQEPCGAESNMAKYLAAKASWEAANVCLQTHGGFGFACEYDVERKFRETRLYQVAPISTNLIYSYVAEHLLGLPRSF from the coding sequence ATGGCATTGACGATTCCAAAACCGGATCAATATCAGGAGATGCGCGAGGCGCTTCGAGATCTTTGTTCGCGTTATGACTCTGCCTATTGGCAAAAAATTGATCATGAACGCGGCTATCCTGAAGCGTTTGTTAAAGCGATGACCGATGCGGGTTGGTTGGCAGCACTGATCCCAGAGGAATATGGTGGTTCAGGACTAGGGCTTGCCGAGGCCTCCGTCATCATGGAAGAAATTAATCTCTCGGGAGGCAATGCTGGCTCTTGCCATGGTCAGATGTACAACATGGGTACTTTACTGCGCCACGGTTCAGAGCAGCAGAAGCAACAGTATCTGCCGAAGATCGCCTCAGGTGAATGGCGACTGCAAAGTATGGCGGTCACCGAGCCCACCACCGGAACCGATACGACTAAGTTAAAGACTACTGCGACCAAAAAAGGTGATCGCTACATCATCAATGGTCAGAAAGTCTGGATCTCGCGAATTCAGCATTCGGATTTAATGATTTTGCTAGCGCGCACCACCCCCCTTACAGAGGTTAAAAAGAAGTCTGAGGGGATGTCGATCTTTATCGTCAATCTCCATGAGGCGATTGGCAAGGGGATGGATGTGCGCCCTATCGCGAATATGGTCAATCATGAAACCAATGAGGTTTTCTTTGATCAATTAGAAATCCCGACAGAGAATCTAATCGGCGCCGAAGGTCAGGGTTTTAAGTACATATTGGATGGCTTAAATGCAGAACGAACTCTGATTGCTGCGGAATGTATTGGTGATGCCTATTGGTTTATTGAGCGCGCGCGTCGCTACGCCACTGAGCGCGTAGTCTTTGATCGTCCGATCGGTATGAACCAAGGTATTCAGTTTCCGATCGCAGATAGCTACATCGAGACCGAGGCGGCCAACTTAATGCGCTTTAAGGCCTGCGAGCTTTTTGATCGTCAAGAACCCTGTGGGGCTGAGTCGAATATGGCGAAGTATTTAGCAGCCAAGGCATCCTGGGAAGCTGCTAATGTTTGCTTACAAACCCATGGTGGCTTTGGTTTTGCCTGCGAATACGATGTCGAACGCAAGTTCAGAGAGACGAGACTCTATCAAGTCGCCCCAATCTCGACCAACCTTATTTACTCTTATGTAGCCGAGCACTTGCTAGGCTTACCACGCTCTTTCTAG